The sequence GTACTATCCCTAAGCTTGGTGTGGCCTTCCTGGCTGGTGAGGACCCCTCGAGTTAATTCCCATTTTTTCTATGCACTTTTGCATGGCCTTACCCAAGTCTAGGCTCCTCTTTCCCATTTACAAAACAGAAAGCATGGAAGAGTCCAAGAGTCAAATCACAAACACCTACCATAGCTGGACAGgtgatttgaatattaaaaggaaaaccCCAGAGGTCTGTGATAAATGGCGGCTGAGTGAtcagtttttctgtaaattaGTGGTGCTTGCCTTCCTTGCCTATTAAGTCCTCAGAAAGGTTCTACTGGGCAGGGCCTGGTTTCCATTTAGATGGAGGTTAATTTCTTAATTCTGCCCCTCCCTTCAATTATTTCTGTAAAAAACACATGTACAACCAAAGTAAGCCACCTGAAACTACCATCCACAAATAATAAAAGAACCGCTGGAGTATAAACATTGGCACAACCTGGGAAAAATGACCAGCCCAGTAGGCTGAGAATAGGTCTTCACAAGACTGGGTGGTAGGGAGGGTAGAGGGGCCCAAGTTGGCTGAGAGGACTAAATATAATCTATTCTCATTGAATGACCCATCTACTTGCATCTTGGAAGAATTATCCAGCTctaaatgtcaacagtgctgaggttgagaagcCCTGTTCTAGAGAGCACCTAATGCAACAGATATAGCATGGAACCAAATACAATGTCCAATGATAAGAATTTGTACAAGACAAGACATTTTGAACTGCTGAACCAGAAATCCTCTGGTGGGAGATGCTTTCTTTTCCACAGCCTCTTGGTGAAAGTTTGAGAAGCTATAACTCTAATAACACTAAGCATTTCTTCTATACTCAAGAATCAGGCATTGCCACACTCTTTAAATCAGAATATGAATATATGTCTTTATTATGAAGCTCACAAGAATGAATGACACATTAACACTGTCTTTCTGATCTGATAAAGTATACACTTGACCCATACTGTGGCAAGAAGCAGAGGCGAGGGCTCTCAGAGCTGGGGCAAAGTGTCCACTGAAGAAATCCTCATTTCACGAAGAGAAGATGCTGCCTTGGATTCAATAATACCTGCTGCATGTTCCAGCCAGGTCTCCATGACCTTCCCAGAATCCTTCATTCCAACACCAGCTGACCCTCTTTTCTTTTGCTCCTCTTGACCCCATTAAGGCCTAAGTCAACTGCCCCACTTGCCAGGCTGCTTCTGGAATCCTACAGCACATCTCTTTGGTGTGCTGCTGCCCTGCCACCCTCAGGGCACCAGTGGGGGTTGGTGAAAGAACATATCACATTACCAGAAACAGTGGGGTTACATTAGTAACTGATGCTTGGACATAAACCTAACCACCTCACAGAACACATGCTTCTTCTCTAAATGACTCAGAATCCCCTAGAGAGCAAAGGAAActccttgaatttttaaaataaacatttttggaaTGATTCTGTATGCCAGGCACAGAGACATAAAATGGACAGTGTTTCCTTCCATCATGCTCTCTTGTATGCCTGCATACAGCAGGCATCCAGGAAGCCAGAGGATGACAGCTGGAACCAGATCTCTATCCTGGCTCATCCCTGCCTGTGAAAGTGGCCACCACTCTCCTTCTTCTAGTGGGTATTAGTTCATTTTCAAAAGGGAGGATAAGAGGATTGGGGATGGGGGAGAAAAAAGTctgtaaaacaaaacacaaacaatccAACAAGCTAGAAACCATTTGGGActacaataaattttataacaataaaaagtAGCTGAAAACACTACATGCCAACATAGACAATATATGATATACTATCCCTGGGGAGCAGTCAGCTGGGAGAGCATGGCAGAGGACACTGGTTTACACTAAGAGCCTCTCAATGGACTGCTGAATGGACTGGATCTGCTGCTTCAGCTGTGAGCCTTCCTTGATGGTGACAGAACAGGCGATGACAGGCCTGGAGATGCCACAGGCCTGCCCCAAGGACTGCTTGGAGTGCATAAACATGTAGGGCACATTCTTGTCTTCACACAGTAGCAGAAGGTGTAGGATGATCTCCAGGGGCTCAGCATCAGCAGCCATCACGATGAACTCAGAGATGCCTCTGTTGAGGGTTTTGGTGGCCTCGTTGGCTCCTTTACAAAGCTGTTTGTAGTTACACGACTGCTGAACAAGGTCCAGTAGTTTCTTAGTGAGGTGGGCATCTGTGAGGGGATAGGCTTTCAGACTGACATCAGCCTCAGTCATGGCTGCAGTTCCCCGGACTCGCTTCTCCTCAAGCAGCTCAGCTACCTCAAAGAGAAGTGTTTGCTTCGGCCAGAAAGCCACACCAGGAAAGGAGTGGAAACTGCCGTGCGCCACAGGAAGCAGAAGTGACCTGTGATTACTTTTTTGaataatttctccaagttctgtgtctcttctggtttttcaatttgggtgtttgggttattcatatcttctggtttcttcctatgctttataattttctgttgtttttggcctctttgcatttgcttatcttgataggtttttttaggatatgcaggcttattcaaacaattatctataatttgacagagctacagcttcatggagtgtactttccctgacctaccaacAGATGGCACTCCCAAGCCATCTTTTACCCTCAAGCCACTTCTCCCCAACATCATCTATGCACCAAGTGGTGGCCCAAGCCATGTAGGGGTCCAATCAGTggaccaattttccatgtgcagtggtGACCACCAGCCCTGTGGATGGGGcatgtgccctgtgcagtttggcaagGAAGATGGCTGTGGCTGGAATGCCCTGGGGTTGCAGAATGCATCTAACTTTTCAGCTCAAATtgcccacagtccctctctgccatagGCCCACAAGTctctgggattggtgtagggctcctggcacttctgtgtggcacTCCTGCCTCTAGGTTGTGCCCTCCCAGGCTTCCACCGATGAGGAGTGTATGCCATCACAAGCCAGCTGattcctgaattccctcaaggaagctttcAGCTGCAGTGCtgtgaaggggtgtctcccagcccacTACAAAGACAGCTGCTCAAGGGGTGGAAACTCTCCACTTCTGCAATCATCTGCCTGTTGCAGCAGCCCATCCCCAGTACCTGGGctcttagctgtgggtgtgcaaaggtTTATCACCCACACCAAATACTGAGGCAGGTGCTTGGGCTGTGGAATGTACTCTGCACTTCATTGAAATGTGACTCTGGCTGCTTTTTCCCTGGTGGCTTTTCAGGTCTTCCACTAACCTGCTTCTGAACACAGTCTCTTGGTTTTTCTCCACCACACTAGACTGTGACTCTGGTTGCCATTTCCCCAGCATTTCAGGGTCTTACACTAACCCACATCTAAAcacagtctcttggcttctccccaCCATGATAGACTGCACCTCCAGCTGTGGTGTCCCTTGTAGGTTTCTGGGTCTTACACTAACCCACCTCCaaacacagtctcttggtttc is a genomic window of Choloepus didactylus isolate mChoDid1 chromosome X, mChoDid1.pri, whole genome shotgun sequence containing:
- the LOC119523853 gene encoding NHP2-like protein 1; the encoded protein is MTEADVSLKAYPLTDAHLTKKLLDLVQQSCNYKQLCKGANEATKTLNRGISEFIVMAADAEPLEIILHLLLLCEDKNVPYMFMHSKQSLGQACGISRPVIACSVTIKEGSQLKQQIQSIQQSIERLLV